Part of the Kangiella geojedonensis genome is shown below.
ACCAGGGTATTCCTGTGTTCGCGTACAAAGGCGAAACGCTAGACGAATACTGGGACTACACGCACCGCATCATGAAATGGGGCGACGGCGGTTCTCCAAACATGATCCTAGATGATGGTGGCGACGCGACGATGCTACTTATCCTAGGTAGCCGTGCTGAAAAAGACATCAGCGTATTGGATAACCCAGGTAGCGAAGAAGAAGTTGCTCTATTCAAGTCAATCAAAGCGAAGCTGGCTGAAGACGACACTTTCTACTCACGAACGCTTGCTGAGATTCAAGGCGTGACCGAAGAAACGACAACAGGTGTTGCTCGTCTTTACCAAATGAAGAAATCTGGCGAACTACCATTCCCAGCGATTAACGTTAACGACTCAGTGACAAAATCTAAGTTCGATAACTTGTACGGCTGCCGTGAGTCGCTAGTCGACGGTATTAAGCGTGCAACTGACGTGATGATCGCGGGTAAAGTCGCAATCGTTTGTGGTTACGGCGACGTCGGTAAAGGTTCTGCGCAATCGCTACGTGGCCTTGGTGCAACCGTTTGGGTAACAGAAATCGACCCGATTTGTGCATTACAAGCAGCGATGGAAGGCTACCGTGTGGTCGATCTAGAAGATCCGAACGTGGTTGAGCAAGCAGATATTTTCGTGACAGCAACCGGTAACTACGACATCATTCGCCATGAGCACATGGAACGCATGAAAGACCAAGCGATCGTTTGTAACATCGGTCACTTCGATAACGAAATTAACATCGCTAGTTTAGAAGACTACGAATGGATCAACATTAAAGACCAAGTTGACCAAGTGGTATTCCCAGACGGTAAGCGTATTACCTTGTTAGCAAAAGGTCGTCTAGTAAACCTTGGTTGTGCTACAGGCCACCCAAGCTTCGTCATGTCGAACTCGTTCACTAACCAAGTTCTAGCGCAAATCGAACTTTGGAAGAATGGTGACAAATACGACAACGACGTTTACATCCTACCGAAACACCTGGATGAAAAAGTTGCCAAGTTACACCTAGAGCGCATCGGCGCGCGTCTAACCACGCTAACCGACAAGCAAGCAGCTTACATCAACGTTGAAGTCGAAGGCCCATATAAGCCTGAACACTATCGTTATTAATCACTTTTAGCTGTGATGCAAAAAAGTCGGCAGTTGCCGGCTTTTTTGTACCTAAACAATTTAACCAACCCCACCAACCAGCAACACCTCACCTAGTTTTTTCAAATACCTAAACTTGCAAACTAAGAATAAACACTAACTCTATAAAAATATCATTATTCGTAAAAAGCGGTGACAAATTCCTAATATAACTACCCATTACGCCTTAAAGATACTGGATATAGCGGTCAACACGTCCGCTGATCCCTGGGTTATCTCTATAATGGACACTTGTAAATAAAGACTAATGATAATAGAGTCCGAACGAATTCTTATAATAAAATGTTAAATGTAATCGAATATGAATCTTCTGAAGCACCAAGAAGAGTTATTTTTTTCGCTAAGGATGGCCGTGAAACGTCATAGCACGAGGGAAATCATTTATAAGTCTGAATGGCTCGGTTACTTGCCGTATGGGCTATACCATTGGGTTGAGGTTGATGGCGAAGAAATTAAACCAAGTAGCCCTGATTCATTACATGATGACCTTTCTTTACTAGTTAAGGCCGGCGCATTAAAAGTAGTAAAAGAAGTGCAAATTAACGATGAAGATAACCACATCTATTATGAGCTTGAGGCAGAGTAAATATTTAACAAGTTTAGGCACCGCGACCCAATACACTCCGCTTGGAAAATTGATGAGGTCAGAGTATATTAGTTTACTTCGAATTATACTCTAACTTCGTTTTCAAAGATTATGAAAAGAAAGACTTTCTTAATTGAGTTCTTAGGCGCGATTGGTGCCGAAGAAATACACTGGAAAACTGAATCAGAGACAAGTATTGCTGGAACAGTGTTTTATGAGATTGGAAACTCAGAAGAAACTCAAGACTTTGTATGGCATGCTCAAGAATATGATATCCCGTCGGATAAAGTACTACTTCTTGCTGAATTGCTTCACGAAAATAAATTATTAAGCCTAGATAAAATAACAGTAAGTAGACAAGAATTACACAAACTATTCTGTGCCAAAATTGGGTATATTATGTCCGAAGAGGAATTCCTATCGGTACTCAATGCGTTAAAGTCAATAGAGGTGCCGATGGTTGATAATGGTAAGGAAACTGATATATTTTTTATCCATGAATAATACAGCCTACAATTAATGTCTAAGACGCTCAAAGAAAATCAGCCAACCAAACCACCCTTTGAGACTTATCCTCAAATACGCGATAATAGCGCCACGATTGATTCAATCACAAAGTTTATATTATGAATAACGCAACTCTGAAAGAGCGCGATCTGGCCGTTTTATGGCATCCCTGTAGTCAGATGAAGGACTACGAGAAATACCCGATGACGCCGATTAAGAAAGGTGATGGCGTCTATCTCGAGGACTTTGATGGTAATCGCTATATCGATGCGGTGAGCTCATGGTGGGTCAATATTTTTGGTCACGCCAACCCAACCATTGCGCAGGCGATGAAGGATCAGGTCGATCAGCTGGAGCACGTTATTTTCTCTGGCTTTACCCACGAGCCTGCGATTGAGCTGGCGGAGAACTTAGTAAAGATTACGCCACCAGGCTTAGACCGTGTGTTTTACGGCGAGAACGGCTCGTCAGCAGTCGAGATTGCGTTGAAGATGAGCATTCACTACTGGCAGCTTATGGATAAGCCCGAAAAGACTCAGTTCGTGACGCTAGAAAATGGTTATCACGGCGAAACTACCGGTGCTTTGGCAGTTTCTGATGTGGGGCTTTATAAAGAGCCTTACGAAACCATGATGTTTGATGTGATGACGGTTCCTTCGCCTGATTGCTATTACCGCGAGGAAGGCGAAAGTTGGGAAGAATATTCACGCCGTCAATTTGTGCATATGCGCAAGTTGATCGAGGAAAAGCATGAAACAGTAGCAGCAGTCATACTTGAACCACTGGTTCAGTGCGCTACCGGCATGCGTATGTACCATCCGGTGTATTTAACCGAGTTACGCAAGCTGTGTGATGAATACGGCGTGCATTTAATTGCCGACGAAATTGCCGTTGGTTTTGGTCGTACGGGCACTTTGTTCGCTTGTGAGCAGGCTGATATCACGCCTGATTTTATGTGTCTGTCGAAGGGTTTAACCGCGGGCTTTTTGCCTTTGTCGGTGATGATGACTCGTGAAGAAATTTTCGAAGCATTTTACGATGATTATGAAACCCTAAAAGCGTTTCTTCATTCACACAGCTACACAGGCTATGCCACAGGTTGCGCGGTGGCTAATGCTACATTAAAGATTTTCCGCGAGCAGCCGATTATTGAAAATAACCAAGAGTTAGCCAAGCACATGGCGCAAGCAACTGCTCACTTCGCTGATCATCCAAACGTAGCTGAAGTGCGTCAGACGGGCATGATTCTGGCGGCAGAGATGGTGCAAGACAAAAAGACTCGCCAAGGTTATGACTGGAAAGAACGTCGCGGTATGCGCGTTTACGAATACGCCTTGTCTCGTGGCGCCCTACTACGTCCTCTTGGTAATGTAGTTTATTTTATGCCGCCTTATGTAATCACGCCTGAAGAGATTGATAAACTGGCTGATATCGCTTGGAAAGGCATTCAATTGGCGACTAAAGACTAATTCACCATAAGGGCTTACCGTGCGTATTTCTCGTATTTATACTGCTGAAGAATTAAACGTAGGCCAACTGCTTCAGCTGGATCATGAAGCAAGCAATCATTTAAGCCGTGTATTGCGTCTTAAAGCTGGCAACCCCGTTACTTTATTTAACGGTGATGGTGTCGATTACCATGGCGTGATTGAGGCCATTGAGCGCAACCAAGTCAGTGTCCATATTCAAAGTTGCCAATCGCAAAATCTCGAGTCACCGCTTCACATTCATCTATACCAAGGTGTCTCCCGTGGTGACAAGATGGACTTAACCTTACAGAAAGGTGTAGAGCTCGGCATTAAGGAGTTTACGCCACTGCTAACCGAACGCTGTGGCGTGAAACTCGACCCGAAGCGTTGGGAAAAGAAAGTTCAGCACTGGGAAAAAGTGATTCAAAGCGCCTGTGAACAATGTGGGCGCTCAACCTTGCCGAAATTGAATCCTGTTATTGATTTATCTAGTGCGTTAGAACAAACGAATAGCTCCCACCACTTCTTTCTTCATCCTGATGCCAAGCACTCTTTTAGTGCCTATTCGGATGCAGAACCAACTGGCACAATTGCTTTGTGGGTAGGTCCTGAGGGAGGCTTTAGTGACAAAGAAATCGAACAAGCCCTCAATAACAATATTACAGCCGTCCAACTAGGACCACGAGTGTTAAGAACAGAAACTGCTGCCCTGGCCGCTGTTTCGGTGATGAATACCTTATGGGGTGATTTTAAATAAGAATAAAGTCTAACCGTGAGACTCTTAAATGGCATACCATCAAAAAAAGCAGCTTATGAGCTGCTTTTTTTTCTTGGCTGAATATCAAACTTAGGCTGAAGCTAATTTAGTTTCAATAAAATCCAAGTCGGGGATCAAAGCTTTCTTGCCATCAACCTTCACCCAAGCTTTAACACCATCATCTTGACCTTGGATTTCGTCGGCAATGAATTCCGAGTTTTCTTCATCTACTGGAACCAGACGCGGAATACCTCGCACCATCAACGCTACAAAGGGCACTTCTTCATTACCATTAAGCGTGTAACAAATAGCAATTCGTGACCGTTTGATATCACCTAGATCTTTTTTTCCTTGCAAACGCTCAATAGCCACAACCGGAATCGTTTGGTTGCGCCAAATTACGGTACCGACTTTCCAATGATCATTGTTTTCAATATCATCGTCCAACGATACATTCATAAAGGGTACAATTTCTGCAATTACAGTATTTGGTAACAACAAGCTATCATCTAGCATCGGTACTAAAAAACTGTATACATCTTTAACTGTCTCAGTCATGCAACTTCTCACGCATATTGATCAAGTGAACTGTGACTCTCTAAGAAATCACACAATTGTCTCGCTAATCCTTCGGGGCTGTCTTTATAAATGACCTTTCCCGTCCGCATCATATTTAACGGCATTGATGCCTGCACACACGTTTCCAGCGTCTGGCACCAAATCTCAACATCATTCTCGTCAAGAGCATCAGCACTGGCAGCGCCATCATCATCCATCCCACTAAATACTATCGCCAGTTTTTGTACGTTTGGCAACTCTAGGGACGACTCAAACATCTGATTAATATTTGGGGCGTAAGGTGCGTCCCAAGATTGTTCAGAGAGGTAAATCCGTCCTTCAGGATTAAAGCTGATTTTCCGGTCAATAGGCGCTATATAAAGCTTGCCCGGAAGAATCTGTTTGTTGCCATCAATAATTTCTGCACTAAAAAAAGGGTGCTCATTTAACATCGCCTCAAGGCTAGGTAGAAACTCTTGAGTAATATGATTCCCTAACACAAAGCACACTGGCAAAGCCTCGTTTGGTAAAGCATCAATAAATGCTTTAACTGCCGCCGGACCTCCTGTCGAGCCTCCTAATAATACTAATACTGTATTCATTGGCGTCCCTTTGCTAAATGTCTAGCTCCAACATCTCCTCGATAGTTGAAAGGAGTTTTTCCTCATTATACGGCTTACCTAAATATTGATTCACACCAATTTCTTGAGCACGTTCACGGTGTTTCTCACCCGTACGCGACGTAATCATAATAATTGGGATGTGCTTCAAGCGTTCATCGTGTCGTATAATCGTTGCCAACTCAAAACCATCCATACGCGGCATTTCAATATCCAATAACATAACATCTGGAATATCATCATGTAGCTGAGTAATCGCATCGACACCATCTTTCGCTGTCAGCACTTGATATTGATGACGCTGCAATAATCGCGCCGTAACTTTACGTACCGTAATCGAGTCATCCACAACCATAACCGTAGGAATGCGATCTTCTTGAGTCACTTCCTCGACCAGACCCGCTTCGTGGGCGAAATCCCACTCGTGGAAACGATCCACCAAGGTTTGCATATCAAGAATTAAAACAACGGTACCATCACCAGTAATCGAAGCGCCTGAAATACCTGGGACTGTCGAAATCTGACGGCCAACGTTCTTAACGATAACTTCTCTTGAACCCAATAACTCATCCACGTGTACGGCAATTGGCTTACCTTCACCATGGATGATTAATACTGGTACATATTCATCAACCGGCGGTACAATTTCAGAATTACGCTCGAGAATTTGTCCAAGATAACGTAACTCAAACTCTTCACCTAAATGTTCAAAGGTGTCTTTCTTACTTTGATAAATTTCTAATAACTCATCCGCTTTAACACGCGCTACCGTCGTAATATTCGACAATGGAATTGCGTACGGCTCGCCTTTGACCTTAACCATTAATGCTTGGTTAGACGATAAGGTAAACGGTAAACGAACGGTCATGGTTGTACCTTGACCATCTTCAGAGTTCACGTTTAAGGAACCACCCAGCTGAAGAATTTCGCTGTGTACCACGTCCATACCAACACCACGACCTGAAATCTGCGTGACTTTATCAGCAGTAGAGAAACCAGGCTGTAGAATCAAACGATACAGTTCACGATCCGATGGCTGGTAAGATTCGTCGATCATTCCTTGCGCCACGGCACGTGCTTTTACTTTGTCTTTACGGATACCTGCGCCATCATCAGCAATTTCGATATAAACTTCATTACCACGACGACTCAAGTTCAGTTTTACCTGTCCCTTCTCTGGCTTACCCGCACGCTTACGGTCAGCTTTGCTTTCAATACCATGGTCAATCGCATTACGCAGCATATGATCTAGAGGAGCTACCATACGTTCAATTACCGTACGGTCCATCTCGCCTTCTGATGTCAGAATCAAATCAACTTCTTTATTCAGTTCACTCGATATTTGGCGAACCATACGACGCAAGCGACTCTCAATACTGTTAAACGGTACCATTCGCGTACGAATTAAGCGATCTTGTAACTCGGTATTTACTCGACCTTGGGCCAATAAGGTTGCTTCGGCATCACCAACTTTAGTATCTAATGTTTCCTGAATCGAAACTAAGTCACTCGCAGCCTCAAGTAAGCTTCGGGTTAGCTCTTGCTGACGGGTATATCGGTCCATTTCCAAAGGATCGAAGTCATCAAAGTCGCCTGAAATCTCTCGGCGATATAAAACCTGGGCTTCCGTTTCAATTTCAAGATTACGTAATTGGTCACGTAAACGATCAACTGTCGACGACATCTCGCCTAAGTTGAAGTTTAAGTCAGCGACTTGTTGTTCTAATCGCGAGCGGAAAATCGAGCTTTCACCAGATAAGTTCACGAGGTTATCTAGGATTTCAGAACGGACACGAATTACGTCTCGGCTAGCAGCGTCTTTCGCAGCCTCTTCTTTTTCCTTCTGACGGTCAACCAGTGAAACAACATTAACATTTGCTTGCTCGTCAGACTCTGCAAGGTCTCGTTTATCCAGCTGATCCAGTTGCGCTCGAATTGCGTCGTGGTCATTGGATAAACGACGCTCAAAATCATGTGGTATTACTGGCATTTTTCCGTCTTTGACAGAAGCGACCATGTTGGTCAATTGCTCATGTCCTGCCTTTAATAACTCCACCCAACGCTGCTGTCCTGCACGAGTATCTCGTTGTAAGAGCTCAACACAATCTTCTAAAGAATCCGACAAGATGGCTATTGGTTTAATTAAAGCCAGTTTGGCGCCACCTTTCAGGGTATGCAGGCTTCGGTGAGCCTCTTTAAGTGGCTCTGATTTAGAGAAGTTATCGGCCCAACTTTCAACAGAAGCATAGTAGCCATTTAATAATTCGGGGGCCTCGCCTAAGAACAGGTCAACAAGCTCCTGCTCCCACATATCTTCTTTCTGTTCTTCTTCTACTGGCTCTGCTGTTTCAACGCTTGAAGTTTCAGTGTCGTCTGCAACTACAGCTTCTTCAACCTCATCTACAGACTCTGCCTCTTCGACAGTAGCCGTACCGCCGGACTTTTCTATTTCAATGAACTTATCTATTTCAGTCAGCAGAGACTGAGGCGATGGAATACTTTCAGGAGTATTTCTTGATGCAAAGATCTCCATCAACTTATCTTCTGCTTTGGTCGCTAATTGAATAGCTTGCGGAGAAGCACTGATCCGCTTTTCCATGATCGCAGTGTAAAGGTCTTCTAACCCATGCGCTAAGTCACCAATCGGTGTAAATCCAGCCA
Proteins encoded:
- the ahcY gene encoding adenosylhomocysteinase; its protein translation is MTDYIVKDISLASWGHKEIEMAKSEMPGLMQIREEYEGEQPLKGARIAGSLHMTIQTAMLMETLIALGAEVRWVSCNIYSTQDHAAAAMADQGIPVFAYKGETLDEYWDYTHRIMKWGDGGSPNMILDDGGDATMLLILGSRAEKDISVLDNPGSEEEVALFKSIKAKLAEDDTFYSRTLAEIQGVTEETTTGVARLYQMKKSGELPFPAINVNDSVTKSKFDNLYGCRESLVDGIKRATDVMIAGKVAIVCGYGDVGKGSAQSLRGLGATVWVTEIDPICALQAAMEGYRVVDLEDPNVVEQADIFVTATGNYDIIRHEHMERMKDQAIVCNIGHFDNEINIASLEDYEWINIKDQVDQVVFPDGKRITLLAKGRLVNLGCATGHPSFVMSNSFTNQVLAQIELWKNGDKYDNDVYILPKHLDEKVAKLHLERIGARLTTLTDKQAAYINVEVEGPYKPEHYRY
- a CDS encoding adenosylmethionine--8-amino-7-oxononanoate transaminase produces the protein MNNATLKERDLAVLWHPCSQMKDYEKYPMTPIKKGDGVYLEDFDGNRYIDAVSSWWVNIFGHANPTIAQAMKDQVDQLEHVIFSGFTHEPAIELAENLVKITPPGLDRVFYGENGSSAVEIALKMSIHYWQLMDKPEKTQFVTLENGYHGETTGALAVSDVGLYKEPYETMMFDVMTVPSPDCYYREEGESWEEYSRRQFVHMRKLIEEKHETVAAVILEPLVQCATGMRMYHPVYLTELRKLCDEYGVHLIADEIAVGFGRTGTLFACEQADITPDFMCLSKGLTAGFLPLSVMMTREEIFEAFYDDYETLKAFLHSHSYTGYATGCAVANATLKIFREQPIIENNQELAKHMAQATAHFADHPNVAEVRQTGMILAAEMVQDKKTRQGYDWKERRGMRVYEYALSRGALLRPLGNVVYFMPPYVITPEEIDKLADIAWKGIQLATKD
- a CDS encoding 16S rRNA (uracil(1498)-N(3))-methyltransferase, with amino-acid sequence MRISRIYTAEELNVGQLLQLDHEASNHLSRVLRLKAGNPVTLFNGDGVDYHGVIEAIERNQVSVHIQSCQSQNLESPLHIHLYQGVSRGDKMDLTLQKGVELGIKEFTPLLTERCGVKLDPKRWEKKVQHWEKVIQSACEQCGRSTLPKLNPVIDLSSALEQTNSSHHFFLHPDAKHSFSAYSDAEPTGTIALWVGPEGGFSDKEIEQALNNNITAVQLGPRVLRTETAALAAVSVMNTLWGDFK
- a CDS encoding chemotaxis protein CheW → MTETVKDVYSFLVPMLDDSLLLPNTVIAEIVPFMNVSLDDDIENNDHWKVGTVIWRNQTIPVVAIERLQGKKDLGDIKRSRIAICYTLNGNEEVPFVALMVRGIPRLVPVDEENSEFIADEIQGQDDGVKAWVKVDGKKALIPDLDFIETKLASA
- a CDS encoding chemotaxis protein CheB encodes the protein MNTVLVLLGGSTGGPAAVKAFIDALPNEALPVCFVLGNHITQEFLPSLEAMLNEHPFFSAEIIDGNKQILPGKLYIAPIDRKISFNPEGRIYLSEQSWDAPYAPNINQMFESSLELPNVQKLAIVFSGMDDDGAASADALDENDVEIWCQTLETCVQASMPLNMMRTGKVIYKDSPEGLARQLCDFLESHSSLDQYA